ATTTCGATGCTCTGTGGGCGGACTTCAAGGCTCACCTTGCAAACCAGGACGTCTACTCGCAGGACCTGTTCGGCGGCGCTGACCTCGACTACCGCGTGCCGGTCACCGTTGTGACCGAATTCGCCTGGCACTCTCTGTTCATCCGCCATCTCCTGCGCCTTCCGACCGCGGATGAAGCGAAATCCTTCCGCACGGGCTTCACGATCATCAACTGCCCGAGCTTCCGCGCCGATCCTGCGAAACACGGCACGCGTTCGGAAACCGTGATCGCGGTCAACTTTGCCAAGCGCCTCGTGCTGATCGGCGGCACGTCCTATGCCGGCGAAACGAAGAAGTCGGTCTTCACGATCCTCAACTACCTGCTGCCCGACCAAGGCGTGATGCCGATGCACTGCTCGGTCAACACGTCCGACAAGGACGACGCCGCCATCTTCTTCGGCCTCTCCGGCACCGGCAAGACGACGCTTTCGGCAGACGCTTCGCGCACGCTGATCGGCGATGACGAACATGGCTGGTCGGAAAACGGCCTCTTCAACTTCGAAGGCGGCTGCTACGCCAAGATGATCAAGCTGTCGGCAGAAGCCGAGCCGGAAATCTACGCGACCACGAAACAGTGGGGCACCGTGCTCGAGAACGTCGTGATGGATCCCGCCACGCGCGAGCTTGACCTCGACTCGGCAGCCCTCGCTGAAAATTCGCGCGGCGCCTACCCGATCGAAGCGATCCCGAACGCCTCGCTGACCGGGCGCTGCGGCCAGCCGAAAAACCTGATCATGCTGACGGCCGACGCCTACGGCATCATGCCGCCGATCGCGAAGCTGACCCCGGCGCAGGCGATGTATCACTTCCTCTCGGGTTATACGGCGCGCGTTGCCGGCACCGAGAAGGGCGTGACCGAGCCATCGGCCACCTTCTCGACCTGCTTCGGCGGCCCGTTCATGCCGCGTCATCCGTCCGAGTACGGAAATCTTCTGCGCCGCCTCATCGCCAAGTATGACGTGGATTGCTGGCTGGTGTCCACCGGCTGGACGGGCGGCCCGTATGGCCAGGGCAACCGGATGCCGATCAAGGCCACCCGCGCCCTGCTCAACGCTGCCCTCGATGGCTCGCTGAACAATGTTCAGTTCCGCAAGGACGACACGTTTGGCTTCATGGTGCCGACCGCCGTTGCAGGCGTCGATTCCAAGATTCTCGACCCGCGCTCGACCTGGGCGGACACGGCGGCATACGACGCACAGGCCGCCAAGCTTGCCGACATGTTCGTCGAGAACTTCAAGAAGTTCGAAGCCTATGTGGACGACGCTGTGAAAGCCGCTGCACCGAAGGCCAAGACTCCGGCCTGATTTCCGGCCCTACCCTGACGACAAAGCCCGCCGGTCACCCGGCGGGCTTTTTTCAGTCGCCGCTGCCCAGTTTGCTGACCCAGGCCTCGACGGCCCCGTCATCGCCGAGATCGCCCGGATAAAAGATTTCCGGCACTTGCGGTTCATTGTTTCCGCGGCTGCGGCCACGGTAGACCTTCATCGACAAGGAAAGCCCCGCAAAGCCGCTGGCAAGATCAGCTTCGCGATTCTCGATGTAGACTGTGTCCGCGCCGGTCACCTGCCCGATCTGGATCGCGCCCGCTGATTTCCACAGGTCTACGGCATCCAGACAGGCGGAGAAGCAGGCCGCATCCGTCAGTACAAAGACCTTTCCGTCCGTCAGCGACACGGGCGGCGCGCCGGCTTCAACGCTGGCTTCCGTTTCTTCGCCGCTCACGTCCACCCAGTAAGGCTCGCCCGCCTCCATCGCGCGCCGGAGCCCGCCGACGACTTGTTCGATCCAGTTGATCATCACGGGATCACCGGCCTGCCGGAACTGTTCGACATATGGCTCGAGCGCTGCAAGGTTGGCCGGCGACGCGCGCCAATCAACCGAAGTCGAAGCCGGCACCGGATGGGCAGCGATCCAGCCCTCGCCCCACAGCGCATCGGCGACAATCTGCGACCAGCGCGACGAGCCCCCGCCATTGTCGCGAAGGTCCAGAACGACGTAGGGCGCGGCGCGCAGATCCGCCTGCTTCGCCGCGATCTCGTCCATCAATGCCGAAAGTTTCGGATAGAGGGTTGCGTCCGGGTCGCCCGTGAAATCCGGCAGGGCGATCCAGTAGCCACCATCGCCGAGGGCTTTGAGGTAAATATCGATACGCATGGGCGGACGAACGGCATCAAGCTTCTGCCCCAGTTCATCCAGCGTCAGGGGATGCCAGTTTATCCTGTAAGCCTGAGTTTGGCCGCCTGCCTCAAAAAGACATTCCTGCGGCTTTGCCACCCAGGGATTCCCGGTATCGCGAAACAGCCAGGGGGCCTGCGTCAGCTTCTGGGCGTCCATGTCCCAGCGGCCGCGGAATCGCCCCACGCGGTCAGCCGCAAAGGCCTGCGCTTCCACCCCGTCACAGCTGACCAGACGAGCGCCAACGGGCGGCGTCTCAGCGGCAGTCTCGTCGCGGACGCCGACCACAAATTCTCCTGCGCGCCAAGCGGTCAGGAAGCCTGCCCACTCCTGCTGGAAGCTGAGGGATTGGTCCTTCAGGAAGATTTCGAGGTGTGCGTCATTGAAGGCCGCCGCATACTCGCGCAGGCCCCACCACCAGCCAGCCATCGTCTGCGCTTCTGGCGCATGCTCAAGTGCGCGGGCGAGCGCGGCATCATTGATTGCCGCAAAGCCGGGATTGAGCGGGTCGACGCTGCCAGGATGATTGTCCGCGATCTGCTGATGCATGGCCCGCGCGTCCGCCGCCAGGTGTGCACCCCATTCGGACAGCGTCGCCGGTTCAACGACCGGGACGATCTCCGGCGCCTGTGTGGTGCAGGCCGCCGCTGTCAGCGTGATCAAAGCCGCGAAGGTGCGCATCGAATAGGGTCGGCTCAATTTCGGCTCCTTTCGGACTGGATGGCTTCAGCAGTGCTAATCGCGCCGGAAGCCAGCTTCAACCGGCAACGAGAGGCCAAGTTGACGTTAAGGGAAGTCTGGTGTTGCCGGATTCCACTCGATAGGGTGCGGCGCAACAAGACGCCAATCATTCCGGAGGAAGCCATGCGCGAAGCAGTTATCGTCTCTACAGCCCGTACCGCCCTGACCAAAGCAGGTCGCGGCGCCCTCAACGACACCCACGGCATCACGATGGCCGGCCACGCCATCAAGGGCGCCCTCGAGCGCGCCGGCGTCGAAGCCGCAACCGTCGAAGACGTCTTCCTCGGCTGCGCCGCGCCGGAAGGCGCCACCGGCCACAACGTCGCCCGCAACGCGGCGCTGGCCGCCGGTTGCCCCTCCACGACGTCGGGCGCCACCATCAACCGCTTCTGCTCCTCGGGCCTGCAGGCCATCGCCAACGCCGCGCACACCGTGATCAACGAAGGCGCAGCCGTCACCGTCGGCGGCGGCGTGGAAAGCATCAGCCTCGTCCAGGGCTCGGGCCAGTCGAACCGCTACAAGTATTTCGAGCCGGAACTCGCGAAAACCTGGCCGGCCATCTGGATGACGATGATCGAAACCGCCGAGATCGTCGCCGACCGCTACAAGGTCAGCCGCGAATACCAGGACGAGTACTCTGTCGAGAGCCAG
The genomic region above belongs to Acidobacteriota bacterium and contains:
- a CDS encoding phosphoenolpyruvate carboxykinase produces the protein MSDTVAILAELGVRTKSVRKNWNEARLYETAVASGEARVAKGGALVVETGQHTGRSAKDKFTVRDELTENTVWWDNNAPMTPAHFDALWADFKAHLANQDVYSQDLFGGADLDYRVPVTVVTEFAWHSLFIRHLLRLPTADEAKSFRTGFTIINCPSFRADPAKHGTRSETVIAVNFAKRLVLIGGTSYAGETKKSVFTILNYLLPDQGVMPMHCSVNTSDKDDAAIFFGLSGTGKTTLSADASRTLIGDDEHGWSENGLFNFEGGCYAKMIKLSAEAEPEIYATTKQWGTVLENVVMDPATRELDLDSAALAENSRGAYPIEAIPNASLTGRCGQPKNLIMLTADAYGIMPPIAKLTPAQAMYHFLSGYTARVAGTEKGVTEPSATFSTCFGGPFMPRHPSEYGNLLRRLIAKYDVDCWLVSTGWTGGPYGQGNRMPIKATRALLNAALDGSLNNVQFRKDDTFGFMVPTAVAGVDSKILDPRSTWADTAAYDAQAAKLADMFVENFKKFEAYVDDAVKAAAPKAKTPA
- a CDS encoding peptidase S41: MSRPYSMRTFAALITLTAAACTTQAPEIVPVVEPATLSEWGAHLAADARAMHQQIADNHPGSVDPLNPGFAAINDAALARALEHAPEAQTMAGWWWGLREYAAAFNDAHLEIFLKDQSLSFQQEWAGFLTAWRAGEFVVGVRDETAAETPPVGARLVSCDGVEAQAFAADRVGRFRGRWDMDAQKLTQAPWLFRDTGNPWVAKPQECLFEAGGQTQAYRINWHPLTLDELGQKLDAVRPPMRIDIYLKALGDGGYWIALPDFTGDPDATLYPKLSALMDEIAAKQADLRAAPYVVLDLRDNGGGSSRWSQIVADALWGEGWIAAHPVPASTSVDWRASPANLAALEPYVEQFRQAGDPVMINWIEQVVGGLRRAMEAGEPYWVDVSGEETEASVEAGAPPVSLTDGKVFVLTDAACFSACLDAVDLWKSAGAIQIGQVTGADTVYIENREADLASGFAGLSLSMKVYRGRSRGNNEPQVPEIFYPGDLGDDGAVEAWVSKLGSGD